A region from the Vulpes lagopus strain Blue_001 chromosome 5, ASM1834538v1, whole genome shotgun sequence genome encodes:
- the ETAA1 gene encoding ewing's tumor-associated antigen 1 isoform X1, giving the protein MSRRRKHGDSPGLKNTPLKAAAAAAEEGSSVAEPGKRRLRSAEPRPRPARQREQPPAAASCSKSNPEERYETPKRVPRMDLLSSTFSSPNDPDGQNDIFWDQNSPMTKQLGKGRKKQIYTADSDEISHIVNRIAPQDEKPSTNSMLGVWIGETAIPCTPSVAKGKSRAKISCTKLKTQNREEELMKLAKQFDKNMEELDVIQEQNKRNHDFIQTISEAETLSNYIDNVQMQLLHDIVPEIDNAIIKKPGKENTQMSVVNDQNSSQKPFDQNAEAAFNAIFDGSTQKCSGQFSQDLSDAFLNTNNTTFGKKSALKEEKIITNETLVTEKLTDKTPGSLFCQEDAPGMTKSCVTSYTEKPEAFNKHLDAFTTSDFEDDWENLLSNEPFVTQNGKMCELFPAPKTAENPEQKGIYNFNTKNDKNKSRMNISLGARLGDSKILQDLPSKTHNEESIDSGKDRFSLDLNDKPNKLSSTGNKMKFEKSFNKIEKSFNKTVVQDKIQDCAVASNLTKVKEDTHTKFTSNVNISEKSTLNTGYSKSVYNQSCKAPANIDPFGSAALDNETSVYNPNQTNASKLGSFFDDWNDPSFANEIVKACHQLENTWEADDVDDDLLYQACDDIERLTQQQDIRKGSKVSESKLEINYSSRHGAKNMFTTSKQESQLVQSKHLNPSSISGHTSFTNSSQLNKPVKMEKEICGNSPSFLGATTNLTIYSQNSNCQVNNLHYPRNNSDVPIQVNSTESLLTGSSSLNVNSNPRNTETTTYKKKLSNQHLSHRSTTDGAQSDLNRRVRFPKYTFIKIKNSHILSQFNQNCMPGNISDTKITQSLEKNKTPINPFCGKTNQQQSVVKHSESLKQPSKEEEEKNKKYSPEEIQRKRQEALVRRMAKAQASSVKAAPT; this is encoded by the exons ATGAGTCGGCGAAGGAAACATGGGGACAGCCCTGGCCTGAAGAACACGCCGCTcaaggcggcggcggccgcggccgaGGAAGGCAGCTCGGTGGCCGAGCCGGGGAAGAGGCGGCTGAGGTCGGCAGAGCCGCGTCCCCGGCCCGCGCGGCAACGGGAGCAGCCTCCGGCGGCCGCTTCGTGCAGTAAAAGTAACCCCGAGG AAAGATATGAAACCCCAAAGAGAGTGCCGAGAATGGATTTACTGTCCTCTACCTTCAGTTCCCCTAATGATCCAGACGGACAGAATGATATCTTTTGGGATCAGAATTCTCCAATGACGAAACAGTTAG gtaaaggaagaaaaaaacagatttacaCCGCAGATAGTGATGAGATCTCACATATCGTTAATCGTATTGCTCCTCAG GATGAAAAACCATCAACAAACTCCATGCTAGGCGTGTGGATTGGTGAGACTGCTATTCCTTGTACCCCAAGTGTagcaaaaggaaaatcaagagCAAAAATCAGCTGCACAAA GTTAAAAACACAAAATCGAGAGGAAGAACTTATGAAATTGGCTAAACAATTTGATAAAAATATGGAAGAACTAGATGTGATTCAAGAGCAAAACAAGAGAAATCATGATTTTATCCAGACAATTTCAGAAGCAGAGACTTTAAGCAATTATATAGATAATGTACAGATGCAGTTATTACACGATATAGTTCCTGAAATAGATAATGCCATAATAAAGaaaccaggaaaagaaaacacccaAATGTCTGTGGTAAATGATCAAAATAGCAGTCAAAAACCATTTGATCAAAATGCTGAAGCAGCTTTTAATGCCATTTTTGATGGCTCTACTCAGAAATGTAGTGGACAGTTCAGCCAAGATCTGTCCGATGCTTTTTTGAACACGAATAATACTACCTTTGGAAAGAAAAGTGCtttgaaagaggagaaaatcatTACTAATGAAACTCTGGTCACTGAAAAACTGACAGATAAAACCCCAGGATCACTTTTTTGTCAAGAAGACGCTCCTGGAATGACAAAATCATGTGTGACTTCTTATACTGAGAAGCCAGAAGCTTTTAATAAACACCTTGATGCATTTACTACCAGTGATTTTGAGGATGATTGGGAAAACTTACTAAGTAATGAACCTTTTGTTACACAAAATGGCAAAATGTGTGAACTTTTCCCTGCTCCTAAAACAGCTGAAAATCCTGAACAAAAgggaatttataattttaacaccaaaaatgataaaaataagtcaaGAATGAATATAAGTCTAGGTGCCAGGTTAGGGGATTCAAAAATTTTACAAGATCTCCCTTCAAAGACACATAATGAAGAATCCATAGATTCTGGAAAAGACAGGTTTTCACTGGATCTAAATGATAAACCAAACAAATTATCATCcactggaaataaaatgaaatttgagaaatctttcaataaaattgagaaatcttTCAATAAAACTGTTGTTCAAGACAAAATTCAAGACTGTGCAGTTGCATCTAATCTGACAAAAGtaaaagaagatacacacacTAAATTTACTTCTaatgtaaatatttctgaaaagtcCACTTTGAACACAGGATATTCTAAGTCCGTTTACAATCAGTCTTGTAAAGCACCTGCTAATATAGATCCTTTTGGCTCTGCAGCTTTGGACAACGAAACCAGTGTTTATAATCCAAATCAGACTAATGCATCAAAGTTAGGTTCTTTCTTTGATGACTGGAATGATCCGTCATTTGCCAATGAAATTGTTAAAGCCTGTCATCAACTAGAGAATACCTGGGAAGCAGATGATGTAGATGATGATTTATTATACCAAGCATGTGATGATATTGAAAGACTAACTCAGCAACAAGATATTAGAAAAGGCAGCAAGGTATCAGAAAGTAAACTTGAGATCAATTATAGTTCCAGACACGGAGCCAAAAACATGTTTACTACATCTAAACAAGAAAGTCAGTTGGTGCAATCAAAGCATTTGAATCCGAGCAGCATTTCAGGGCACACCTCTTTCACAAATAGCTCACAATTAAATAAACCagtgaagatggaaaaagaaatttgtgGAAATTCTCCAAGCTTTTTAGGTGCCACAACTAATTTGACAATATACTCTCAGAACTCAAATTGTCAGGTCAATAATCTACATTATCCCCGGAACAACAGTGATGTTCCAATACAAGTGAATAGTACCGAATCGCTTCTTACCGGAAGTTCAAGTTTGAATGTGAATTCAAATCCTCGGAATACAGAAACtactacttacaaaaaaaaattaagtaatcaGCATCTATCCCATAGGAGCACAACAGATGGAGCTCAGAGTGACCTTAACAGACGAGTTAGATTTCCTAAGTATacatttataaagataaaaaattctcACATTCTTTCCCAGTTTAATCAAAATTGTATGCCAGGAAATATTTCTGATACCAAAATTACACAGagtttagagaaaaataagactCCTATCAACCCGTTTTGTGGGAAGACTAATCAACAGCAGTCTGTGGTGAAGCATTCTGAATCTTTGAAACAGCCTTCAAAAG
- the ETAA1 gene encoding ewing's tumor-associated antigen 1 isoform X2: protein MDLLSSTFSSPNDPDGQNDIFWDQNSPMTKQLGKGRKKQIYTADSDEISHIVNRIAPQDEKPSTNSMLGVWIGETAIPCTPSVAKGKSRAKISCTKLKTQNREEELMKLAKQFDKNMEELDVIQEQNKRNHDFIQTISEAETLSNYIDNVQMQLLHDIVPEIDNAIIKKPGKENTQMSVVNDQNSSQKPFDQNAEAAFNAIFDGSTQKCSGQFSQDLSDAFLNTNNTTFGKKSALKEEKIITNETLVTEKLTDKTPGSLFCQEDAPGMTKSCVTSYTEKPEAFNKHLDAFTTSDFEDDWENLLSNEPFVTQNGKMCELFPAPKTAENPEQKGIYNFNTKNDKNKSRMNISLGARLGDSKILQDLPSKTHNEESIDSGKDRFSLDLNDKPNKLSSTGNKMKFEKSFNKIEKSFNKTVVQDKIQDCAVASNLTKVKEDTHTKFTSNVNISEKSTLNTGYSKSVYNQSCKAPANIDPFGSAALDNETSVYNPNQTNASKLGSFFDDWNDPSFANEIVKACHQLENTWEADDVDDDLLYQACDDIERLTQQQDIRKGSKVSESKLEINYSSRHGAKNMFTTSKQESQLVQSKHLNPSSISGHTSFTNSSQLNKPVKMEKEICGNSPSFLGATTNLTIYSQNSNCQVNNLHYPRNNSDVPIQVNSTESLLTGSSSLNVNSNPRNTETTTYKKKLSNQHLSHRSTTDGAQSDLNRRVRFPKYTFIKIKNSHILSQFNQNCMPGNISDTKITQSLEKNKTPINPFCGKTNQQQSVVKHSESLKQPSKEEEEKNKKYSPEEIQRKRQEALVRRMAKAQASSVKAAPT from the exons ATGGATTTACTGTCCTCTACCTTCAGTTCCCCTAATGATCCAGACGGACAGAATGATATCTTTTGGGATCAGAATTCTCCAATGACGAAACAGTTAG gtaaaggaagaaaaaaacagatttacaCCGCAGATAGTGATGAGATCTCACATATCGTTAATCGTATTGCTCCTCAG GATGAAAAACCATCAACAAACTCCATGCTAGGCGTGTGGATTGGTGAGACTGCTATTCCTTGTACCCCAAGTGTagcaaaaggaaaatcaagagCAAAAATCAGCTGCACAAA GTTAAAAACACAAAATCGAGAGGAAGAACTTATGAAATTGGCTAAACAATTTGATAAAAATATGGAAGAACTAGATGTGATTCAAGAGCAAAACAAGAGAAATCATGATTTTATCCAGACAATTTCAGAAGCAGAGACTTTAAGCAATTATATAGATAATGTACAGATGCAGTTATTACACGATATAGTTCCTGAAATAGATAATGCCATAATAAAGaaaccaggaaaagaaaacacccaAATGTCTGTGGTAAATGATCAAAATAGCAGTCAAAAACCATTTGATCAAAATGCTGAAGCAGCTTTTAATGCCATTTTTGATGGCTCTACTCAGAAATGTAGTGGACAGTTCAGCCAAGATCTGTCCGATGCTTTTTTGAACACGAATAATACTACCTTTGGAAAGAAAAGTGCtttgaaagaggagaaaatcatTACTAATGAAACTCTGGTCACTGAAAAACTGACAGATAAAACCCCAGGATCACTTTTTTGTCAAGAAGACGCTCCTGGAATGACAAAATCATGTGTGACTTCTTATACTGAGAAGCCAGAAGCTTTTAATAAACACCTTGATGCATTTACTACCAGTGATTTTGAGGATGATTGGGAAAACTTACTAAGTAATGAACCTTTTGTTACACAAAATGGCAAAATGTGTGAACTTTTCCCTGCTCCTAAAACAGCTGAAAATCCTGAACAAAAgggaatttataattttaacaccaaaaatgataaaaataagtcaaGAATGAATATAAGTCTAGGTGCCAGGTTAGGGGATTCAAAAATTTTACAAGATCTCCCTTCAAAGACACATAATGAAGAATCCATAGATTCTGGAAAAGACAGGTTTTCACTGGATCTAAATGATAAACCAAACAAATTATCATCcactggaaataaaatgaaatttgagaaatctttcaataaaattgagaaatcttTCAATAAAACTGTTGTTCAAGACAAAATTCAAGACTGTGCAGTTGCATCTAATCTGACAAAAGtaaaagaagatacacacacTAAATTTACTTCTaatgtaaatatttctgaaaagtcCACTTTGAACACAGGATATTCTAAGTCCGTTTACAATCAGTCTTGTAAAGCACCTGCTAATATAGATCCTTTTGGCTCTGCAGCTTTGGACAACGAAACCAGTGTTTATAATCCAAATCAGACTAATGCATCAAAGTTAGGTTCTTTCTTTGATGACTGGAATGATCCGTCATTTGCCAATGAAATTGTTAAAGCCTGTCATCAACTAGAGAATACCTGGGAAGCAGATGATGTAGATGATGATTTATTATACCAAGCATGTGATGATATTGAAAGACTAACTCAGCAACAAGATATTAGAAAAGGCAGCAAGGTATCAGAAAGTAAACTTGAGATCAATTATAGTTCCAGACACGGAGCCAAAAACATGTTTACTACATCTAAACAAGAAAGTCAGTTGGTGCAATCAAAGCATTTGAATCCGAGCAGCATTTCAGGGCACACCTCTTTCACAAATAGCTCACAATTAAATAAACCagtgaagatggaaaaagaaatttgtgGAAATTCTCCAAGCTTTTTAGGTGCCACAACTAATTTGACAATATACTCTCAGAACTCAAATTGTCAGGTCAATAATCTACATTATCCCCGGAACAACAGTGATGTTCCAATACAAGTGAATAGTACCGAATCGCTTCTTACCGGAAGTTCAAGTTTGAATGTGAATTCAAATCCTCGGAATACAGAAACtactacttacaaaaaaaaattaagtaatcaGCATCTATCCCATAGGAGCACAACAGATGGAGCTCAGAGTGACCTTAACAGACGAGTTAGATTTCCTAAGTATacatttataaagataaaaaattctcACATTCTTTCCCAGTTTAATCAAAATTGTATGCCAGGAAATATTTCTGATACCAAAATTACACAGagtttagagaaaaataagactCCTATCAACCCGTTTTGTGGGAAGACTAATCAACAGCAGTCTGTGGTGAAGCATTCTGAATCTTTGAAACAGCCTTCAAAAG